In the Carboxydothermus hydrogenoformans Z-2901 genome, GGGAGATACAAGTTTAACTTTAATCGTCTTATCATTTACCACTGTAATACCAACTGCATCTGCTTTAGCCTTTCCACTATTAAACTCTTTTGCTCCTTTTATTGGTGCTGAATCAGTTAATAGATAAGCATATGGTGCAGCTGTCTTGGGATCTAATAGTCTTAGCCATGAAAATTTTACATCCTTAGCTGTTACCGGGGTACCATCAGACCATTTTGCATCTCTCAAATAAAAAGTATATTCTGTTCCATCAGGAGACACTTCCCATTTTTCTGCTAACGCAGGAACAATTTTACCATTAGCATCAAACTTCACGAGAGTTTCAAAAGTTTGGTTAACTACATCCGCAGCATATAAATCTGACATTTTGTTAGGGTCTAATGTTGAGCCCTCATCACCTACTGCCAAAACTAATTTTTGTTCTGGCTTCTCCCCGGTTTTGTTCTCCTCGGTCTTCTTCGCGCAGCCGGTAAAGACCAAAGAGAAACTCAACACTACCGCTAAAAGCGCCAGTAAACCGTTTCTTTTTCTCAATGCACACAACCTCCTTTAAATTTTTAATATTTTGCCCCCAGGTAACAGTATTAATAGTTCGACAGGCTCTCGTACTTTCCTGCCGAAATTTTGTGTATACAAAATATTTTATTCATAATATACTCTATATTTTCAAAATTTTCAATATTAATACAAAAAGCAAATTTCCCCTCTGCCCCCTTTTAATCCCGGGGACGCATCAAAGGGAATAAAATAACATCCCGAATCGAAGCTTGGTCAGTTAAAAGCATAACCAAACGGTCAATACCGATTCCCAGTCCTCCGGCAGGCGGCATTCCGTACTCTAAAGCAGTGATATAATCTTCATCCATCATGTGCGCTTCTTCATTTCCTTTTGCCCGAGCTTCTAACTGTTTTAAAAAGCGTTCTTTTTGATCAATGGGGTCGTTTAGTTCGGAAAAAGCATTGGCCATTTCCCGCCCATAGATAAACAGCTCAAACCGGTAAGTTAAATCAGGATTTTCCTTCTGGCGTTTAGCCAAAGGTGATACTTCTACTGGATAATCAATCACAAAAGTCGGATTAATAAGGGTAGGTTCCACCTTTTCCTCAAAAACTGCTGTAATGATTTCACCCCAGCCCATGCCTTCTTCCACCGGAACTCCCAGCTCTTTGGCCTTAGCATAGGCTTGAACCGGGTCTTTAACACCGGCAAAATCCACTCCGGTAGCTTCTTCAATTGCCTTTAACATGGGAATCCGCTTCCAGGGTCTATGTAAATTAATTGGTGTCCCCTGGTAAGTTATCTCTAAGGTTCCCAGTACCTTTTCAGCAACATGGGTTATTAATTCTTCGGTGATATCCATCATATCATGGTAGTCGGCATAGGCCTGATATAATTCTAACATTGTAAACTCGGGATTATGTTTGGTAGAAATACCTTCATTTCTAAAGTTTCTGTTAATCTCATAAACCTTCTCAAAGCCACCAACCAAAAGGCGCTTTAAATACAATTCCGGGGCAATACGTAAGTATAACTTCATATCTAAGGCATTGTGGTGGGTAATAAACGGCCTTGCCGCTGCCCCTCCGGCAATAGGATGCATCATTGGGGTTTCCACTTCTAAGAAACCTTTCTGGTCCAAAAACTCCCGAATAGTCTTGACAATACGGCTTCTTAAGATAAATGTTTCCCGGACTTCAGGGTTGACAATTAAATCAACGTAGCGTTGCCGGTAGCGAAGTTCCACATCGGTAAGCCCATGCCACTTTTCCGGGAGTGGTCTTAAGGATTTGGCTAATATTTCAAAACTGGAGAGCCAGACGGTGATTTCACCCTTTTGAGTTTTAAAAACATGGCCGGTAACGCCAATGATATCACCTATATCCAGTTTTTCAAATAATTTATAAGCATCGATACCTAATTCGTTCTGTCGGGCATAAATTTGAATTTTACCGGACATATCCTGGATATGAGCAAAAGAAGCTTTCCCGTGGCCCCTTTTAGCCATAATGCGCCCGGCTATTTTCACCGTTTTATCAACCAATTGTTCAAAGTTATCGAGAATTTCTTTAGCAGTATGGGTTCGCTCAAACTTGCCGCCGTACGGTTCAATACCCATTTTCCGTAACTCAGAAAGTTTTTCTAACCGCACTTTAACAAGTTCGTTTAGTTCCTGGTGCTCCAACTTGGCTCCCCCTTATTCTAAAATATCGACTATCTCGTATTTTAAAGTACCCGCAGGTACTTTCACCTCTACCACAGTTCCTTTTTTCTTTCCTAAAATAGCACTCCCAACGGGCGATTCGTTGGAAATTTTATTGGCTGAAGGATCAGCTTCCGCCGACCCTACAAGATAATACTCTTCTACCACTCCATATTCGAGGTCTTTTAAAACCACTTTTGAGCCCAAGGTAACCACATCTTTTTGCTGGTCATTTTCAATAATTTTAGCATTCCTTAACATTTTTTCTAAAGTAATTATCCGTCCTTCGATAAAAGCCTGCGCATTTTTGGCATCTTCGTATTCGGAGTTTTCACTTATATCCCCAAATTCTATTGCCTGCTTAATCCTTTCGGCCACTTCCCGCCGTTTAACCGATTTCAACTCTTCTAATTCCTGTTCTAATTTTTTAAGCCCCTCTCGGGTTAAGATAACCTCTTTTTCCTTCATATTTCTCTCTCCTTCAAGCTTAATAACTTCCATAAATTATACCGAAAGCACTGCTGGTAACAGCAGTGCTTCATTTCTTTAAACGCAGTTTATTATAAAAGAGGAACTAAAGCTTGTCAAGAAATTTTAAGTAGCAAAAACAGACTTTTTCAGAGCATTTTTTCTAATTTTTTCTATTTCTTCGGAAGATATTGCTCTCTCAAAGCTTCTAAAGCCTCCAACCTTAAAACCATGTTTCTGAGCCAACCTGCTTATTTCTTCCACCTTTTCTAATTCCATGTCCCGCCCCAAAGAAAAGTTTTCAAAGCGCCCCTCTAAAGTTAAAATCATCGTCTCCGCCATACAGGCATAAGAAGTTTTGGGAGGAAAACCAAAGTTTAAGTTAAACTCCACATCTCCCGGAACTTCCACCACTCCACCCTCAATAACTAAAACATCATCCCGCAGCTTGGCTACCTCCTTCGAAACATCCCGGGGGCGTGAAACATCGCATACCACCGCTCCCGGTTTTAAATCTTCGGGCTCGATAATAGTATCCACCGAACTTGTAACGGTTATTACTATGTCTGCTTCCTTTAAACTTTTTTTCACATTATCGGTAATGGCAACCGCCAACCCCGATTCTTTTAAAATTAGGTCCGCCACCGGCTCAAGCTTCGCAAGGTTTCGTCCTACTAAAGTAAGATTTTTTACCTCCTTTGCCATAAAACGCGCTGCTACTTTGCCTATGGAACCGGCCGCTCCTATTACCACCACATTGGCCTTTTTTAAATCGTGTCCCATAATCGCCGCAGCTTTTTTAGTTCCTTCCAGAGCAGTCGCAACGGTGTAACTGTTTCCGGTAGTCACCGCAATATTGAGGTTTTTCGCCACAGTAATCCCTGCATCACCCACTACCGAAGTAAAAGCTCCAAGGCCAACAATTTTGGCCCCTAACTTTTCCGCAACTTTTCCCGCTTCAATTATTTTCCCCAGAACAAACTCTTCGGGTAATTCAACCATCTGCCGGGTAGTTAGCGGACAGGTGATAAAATAACCTTCCACTTCATTATATGGTGATTTCACCCCGGTTATGTGGGAAGCTTTAAAGGCCGGCAGTTTTTTTAAGCCCCATTCAATTAGCCGATCCGGAAGATATTTGGCAAAGCCAAACTTTTTGGCTACATCCTTGGCTTCTAAAGGATGTATGATAAAAGCAAATTTGTCCACCTTTACTTACCTCCCCGCACCGATTTAATTGCTTCCCTTAAAACCTCTGGATCAAGATAAACATCTTCTTCAATGGGCGTATGCCCAATAGTAATCCCAATCACTTCCCGGTCAACAATCGCCTGGGCTACCTTTACTCGCATATCCGAACCAATCATGATCACCGTATCAAACTGCTGCGCCGCCGCAATTAATTCCATTAAAAGGTTTACCAGCTCCGCCGCACTCTTCCCCTCAATAAATTCCCAGCGTTCTTTATCGGTCATCAATAAGGTAAAATCTACCCCTTCTTCTTCACAAACCTTTTTGAGCTCCTCTACATTTTTAAGGGGGAAGCCAAAGACGGCAATTTTTGTACCCTTGCGTATTTCTCCAATCCCTTCCAATCTTGAAATAAATGTCCGCTCTAACCCCAGAATATTGGCTGTTTCCTGCTGGGAATAACCCTGCGAGCGCAGCCTTAAAATTTCATCCACCATCCGGTCAATCTTATCCCTGGAAATAACTTTATCCCCAATTCTAACAATTTTCATAACCGCTACCCCTTAAAAACTATCTCATAAAAAAAGAAAAATATGTACACAATTTTGTGTACATATTTTAACACTTTTATTCTGTCAATGCAACCATTTTAATTTTTCTCCATCATTAAAAGTGCTTCTCTTACTTCCTCTGGAGTTTTCGCCCGGTTTAATATTTCCCTTAACCTAGAAGCACCGGGAAGACCTTTAAAATACCAGCCCCCGTGCTTTCTCATTTCCCGCACTGCTATGTACTCGCCTTTAAATTTTAAAAGATACTCAAAATGCCTTAAAGCAACTTCCGCCTTTTCTTGGGGCGAAGGCTTGGGTAAAATTTCTCCCCGTTCAAGATAAAAAACGATCTGCTGAATAAGCCAGGGATTGCCCATAACCGCCCGCCCTATCATCACAAAATCTACTCCAGTAAGTTCTAACATTTCCTTTGCCTTCTGAGGAGAATCCACATCCCCATTCCCCGCAACTTTTACTTTTACCGCCTGCTTAACCCGGCGAATTATCTCCCAGTCCGCCTTTCCCGAATAGAATTGTTCCCGGGTGCGTCCGTGAACCGTAATCAGATCAGCCCCTGCC is a window encoding:
- the lysS gene encoding lysine--tRNA ligase produces the protein MEHQELNELVKVRLEKLSELRKMGIEPYGGKFERTHTAKEILDNFEQLVDKTVKIAGRIMAKRGHGKASFAHIQDMSGKIQIYARQNELGIDAYKLFEKLDIGDIIGVTGHVFKTQKGEITVWLSSFEILAKSLRPLPEKWHGLTDVELRYRQRYVDLIVNPEVRETFILRSRIVKTIREFLDQKGFLEVETPMMHPIAGGAAARPFITHHNALDMKLYLRIAPELYLKRLLVGGFEKVYEINRNFRNEGISTKHNPEFTMLELYQAYADYHDMMDITEELITHVAEKVLGTLEITYQGTPINLHRPWKRIPMLKAIEEATGVDFAGVKDPVQAYAKAKELGVPVEEGMGWGEIITAVFEEKVEPTLINPTFVIDYPVEVSPLAKRQKENPDLTYRFELFIYGREMANAFSELNDPIDQKERFLKQLEARAKGNEEAHMMDEDYITALEYGMPPAGGLGIGIDRLVMLLTDQASIRDVILFPLMRPRD
- the greA gene encoding transcription elongation factor GreA: MKEKEVILTREGLKKLEQELEELKSVKRREVAERIKQAIEFGDISENSEYEDAKNAQAFIEGRIITLEKMLRNAKIIENDQQKDVVTLGSKVVLKDLEYGVVEEYYLVGSAEADPSANKISNESPVGSAILGKKKGTVVEVKVPAGTLKYEIVDILE
- a CDS encoding shikimate 5-dehydrogenase produces the protein MDKFAFIIHPLEAKDVAKKFGFAKYLPDRLIEWGLKKLPAFKASHITGVKSPYNEVEGYFITCPLTTRQMVELPEEFVLGKIIEAGKVAEKLGAKIVGLGAFTSVVGDAGITVAKNLNIAVTTGNSYTVATALEGTKKAAAIMGHDLKKANVVVIGAAGSIGKVAARFMAKEVKNLTLVGRNLAKLEPVADLILKESGLAVAITDNVKKSLKEADIVITVTSSVDTIIEPEDLKPGAVVCDVSRPRDVSKEVAKLRDDVLVIEGGVVEVPGDVEFNLNFGFPPKTSYACMAETMILTLEGRFENFSLGRDMELEKVEEISRLAQKHGFKVGGFRSFERAISSEEIEKIRKNALKKSVFAT